In Gossypium hirsutum isolate 1008001.06 chromosome A10, Gossypium_hirsutum_v2.1, whole genome shotgun sequence, the DNA window ATATTGCTTACTTTATGACTTGATTTCAAGCGTTTCTAAGAATTTTGGCCATTTCACAGGACTGCTAAGGGGAACCCTCCTGTCACTTTTGCGGTTGCTGCATCTGAAACACAGAATGTCAATGTAACAATTCTACCTTGTTTTGGTCTTACTGAAGGAAGTTTTATAACAGCAAGGAAGATGTGGGGAAAAATGATGCAGGTATTGTTTTGTGTAAAAGGCTGTCTGCCTGCCTTTTCATTTCATCAATCTTCCTAGCTGCAATTTTATTATGGAATTCAGTCCAAAGCATAAATCTTTGCTTCATGAATTCCTAATAGAATCACTGCACTCTTTAAAGGTTTTCCATCCCTTATGGCTATCCTATGCATTTCGCTGACCCCCTGAGAGTTAAATTGTTGTTTTCTATACAAAGGATGGACAATTTGATCGTGAAAATTTCAATATTGGACCAAGCATGCCTTCATCACCTGGAGAGACATTGTGTGCTGCAGTTTCAGCCTCTGCTTGGGTGGAGCCTTATGGAAAGTGCACCATTGCATTTGCTCTTGCTTGGTCTTCTCCAAAAATAAAGTTTTCAAAAGGGAGCTCGTACTATCGGTATTTTCAGTGCATCTTTTTCCTTATCCTTTAATCATTAATGCATGCTCAGGTATTTAGTTTGCTGTGTTCACTACAGAGCTGGGATCGGATGTTACTGGTATTGTCTCTTTAAAGAAGCTATGGCCAACATGAATTTAACGCCACAATAAATTCAAAACTTTACAGCTCTGAGAAACACCTATTATTAGTCTCTACCATCTGTCTCCGTTAACTTTTCCTTTTACATCAGGATGTTGAAGCTGTACTTTTTTTCCTGGGAGATAGCTAATATGTTGCTGATCTAGTGGACATCTGATGTTTTTAAATCTAGCAATATCTGTTTTGCTCTTTGTATGTGCTCAGTGGCATTTTTAAGTCAGTCATCTTATGTAATCCTCTctaaattttcccttttcttacaGGAGATACACAAAATTCTATGGCACATCTGAAAGAGCAGCTGTGGACTTGGTTCATGATGCACTAACAAGTATGGATCTGGTTTGAATATCCTTTTATTATCTTGGAGTATCCTCTTTTTACAAGTCATTGTTTATTTGGAACCATGCTTTTCAATATAAATTTCTGCTTCTGTTTTCAGAACCTTTTAAGTGATACTAGTAAATGTCTATTAACTTCATATTTGAACCTAAGACCGCTAGCATTTTGATTGATTGCTCGTAGATTACAAGCATTGGGAAGAAGAGATTGAGAAATGGCAAAGCCCAATCCTTGAGGATATAAGGCTGCCAGAATGGTAACATTCCGTGCaaccttttattttttacatCAATCTTATCTTTCACCCTCCtcttattttaatttagattGTCCGTAAAGAATGAATCTTAGCATGCAGGAAAACCTTTCTCTTTCCCATATGGGTACTAGATGTAAGGAGAGGGTGTATGTAATGCATGTAATACATTTATATAACAACTCAATGCATTACTGATGCTATGCTGGtgcaaaaatagacatgaaaatgTATCCATGAGCACATGTTTCTCCGTCCTTATTTGCTAGGAAGAAAGTGAATGAGATGAAATTGGGAGATGGAGATGGAGGTCAAGGTCAAGGTCAAGGTCAAGGTCAAGGTCAAGGTCAAGGTCAAGGTCAAGGTCAAGGTGGGACATAGAATACCATGCATCTTTGACTCTCTCTAGGGGTTTTTACTACTCCTTAATCAATTTGATTTATGCCTTAGAAGCTGCATAATCTTTGTTCTGCAAATTCTGTCTCAGAGAACACAGCATTCATGCTCCGTTTGCTTAGTGGTGTAATAACATGAGGAAAAGCTTATTTAACACGTATGTTCTACAatagttagacataaaataaagaataacaaGTACAAATTTAAACATGCAAATTAGAAAGATTAGTAAAAACTCTTGTACAAAATAAGACCTCTTCAAAAAATTCATGTGAGTGGCTAAAAATTACTAATTGTATTAGTTTATAGCTAACTAATGACTAAAACATGTGGTACAAATAATACTCCAACCAAACATAACATCAGTGTATTTTTGGTCTGATATTGTTATCTGATGCTTATATGCCACCAGAAAAAAAAATGTCTGTTTAGTTATAGATATATCTTCCTATATCATGTCAGTTAGCTAATCTTTGTCTTTTATTTGCAGGTATAAATTCACTCTGTTTAATGAGCTCTACTTCTTGGTTGCTGGTGGAACTGTTTGGATAGGTACTCATACTAAGTGCCCAGTCTTTAACATGTTGGTTtagcttaaattaatttttgcatcCTGTAACTTGTAGTCTCTTGTATACTGGCAAAAACCCATACCAACACCTTGGTCAGTAAAGCTTGCTAACTTATTCCAACACTTTGCAGATTCTTCCTCGCCATCTGCAGATGTGAAAAGTGATCAAGATCCACCAATAAAAGTAGAaagcaaaaatataaaagtagCTGAAGCTGAAATGAATTGTAGGCATAGTACTGGGTTTGAACATACTAGTACAAGTGGTTGCAACAGTTCAACCGGTGTTGGGTTAAAACAGAATGGCAATTCAACTATTCCCAGGAAAAAGCGAAGCAGCAAGCACTTCTCGCATCACTTGAAAACGGAGGATCAACTTGATGGCAATGAAGATGTTGGTAGGTTCCTGTACTTGGAAGGAGTTGAATATATCATGTGGTGCACTTACGATGTCCATTTCTATGCATCTTTTGCCCTTCTTGAGCTTTTTCCCAAAATTGAACTCAATATTCAACGTGACTTCGCCAAAGCAGTTTTATCTGAGGATGGAAGGAAAGTAAAGTTTCTAGCAGAGGGTAATTACGGGATTCGTAAGGTTAGAGGAGCTGTCCCTCATGACCTAGGGACACATGATCCTTGGAATGAAATGAATGCATATAATATACATGACACAAGCAAATGGAAGGATCTGAATTCCAAGTTTGTGCTTCAAGTGTACAGAGATTTTGCTGCCACAGGAGATATGGCATTTGGTATTGAAGTTTGGCCTGCTGTACGCACTGCAATGGAATACATGGAACAATTTGATAGAGATGATGATGGCCTCATTGCAAATGATGGATTTCCAGATCAAACATACGATGCTTGGACTGTTCATGGTGTGAGTGCTTACTGTGGTTGCTTATGGCTTGCTGCGCTCCAAGCTGCTGCTGCAATGGCCCAGCGGCTAGGCGACAAGTTCTTTGCTGAAACATGCAAAACCAAATTTTTTAGTGCAAAATCAGAATTTGAGAAGAAACTATGGAATGGTTCTTATTTCAACTATGACAGTGGGTCTAGTAGTAATAGTAAGTCGATACAAGCAGACCAACTGGCAGGACAATGGTACACATCATCTTCAGGCTTGGGTCCCATCTTTGATGAGTTCAAAACAAGAAGTTCTCTTCAGAAAATATTTGATTTCAATGTGATGAAAATTAAAGGAGGCAGGATGGGTGCTGTAAACGGAATGCATCCGAATGGAAACGTGGATGAGTCTTGTATGCAGTCACGTGAAATATGGACCGGTGTTACCTACGCTGTGGCAGCAAATATGCTTCTTGCTGGAATGGAGGAGGAAGCATTCACTACAGCTGAAGGTATTTTCATTGCAGGCTGGTCAGAAGAGGGTTTCGGGTAAGTGTTTAACATGAGGATCTTACATTATCTTTGGTGACAATAGCCATCAATAGCTTGCTAATTTCACTGCTATCTCATCAAAATGATTGTGGTGCGAGAATCTCTATTTATTTCTGATTTCTTTTGCAAACAGATACTGGTTCCAGACACCGGAAGGCTGGACAACCGATGGGCATTACCGATCACTTATATACATGAGGCCTCTTGCAATATGGTGCATGCAATGGGCATTATCTCCACCTAAAGCAATTATTGAGGCCCCTAAAATAAATATGATGGACAGAATTGTTATTTCTCCGGCAACATTTTCATTGTCTCTTCCCGAAACACGAGTTAGAAAAATCGCAAATAAAACAGCGTGCTTCGGGAATTCTTCATTGCAATGTACATGCTGATCATCATACTCATGGAtgtaaaaagaaggaaaatgttAAAGTTGTTTTTTGCTTGCTTTTAACCCGTTTCAGTAAAATTTGAAGCTGTACTGGCAGGGGAAGGAGAAGCTGTGTTTACTGCTCGGGGATATAACATGCAAAAAATGAATTTAGTCATTCTTAGAGCAGATATTTTATCCGAATTCAGGGAGGATTGTGTCGGATATATGGGATATATGTAATTTTTCATTATACTAATAGattatattattgtatttatgTTAATTAGTCCGAGGTTTTTATTTTAAGGACAATTAGTCTAGTTTTAATTGAAGTGCCTTTTcgtccaaaaaaaaaagaaattctgGTGCCTTGGCACCgtatttgttttaaataattaatttaacattaaaatatttaatatcaacaatatttaacattaaaatatttaatataaaaaatatttaataacataaaatatttataaaattataaatatttttatagaattttatgtatttttaagatatttataaattattttttataatttttttattaaattttatagattcttatgtatgtttttttataacttttttttattattttatcatgtattttttaaattatttttaaaaattttaattttgcatGCTTAAGAACCAAAACTAAATTGACTGAATGTGTGTGAAGTTGTTGCTTAAATTTGTTTAAACTTTTAGAATTGTGATAAAATTGGTAGGATTTGtaaatattgaagagttaaatttgttaagATAAAGTACAaaaacagtcattaaattattgactttattttattttggtcacttattattaatttttttgatttagttat includes these proteins:
- the LOC107897751 gene encoding non-lysosomal glucosylceramidase isoform X6; translation: MANQFSIFISRDGGNKKYASVLAPGQHEGLGKTSDEGISSWGWNLNGQHSTYHALFPRAWTIYDGEPDPDLKVSCRQISPFVPHDYRDSSLPSAVFVYTLVNTGKERAKVSLLFTWANSIGGISHFSGDHVNEPFIGEDGVSGVLLHHKTAKGNPPVTFAVAASETQNVNVTILPCFGLTEGSFITARKMWGKMMQDGQFDRENFNIGPSMPSSPGETLCAAVSASAWVEPYGKCTIAFALAWSSPKIKFSKGSSYYRRYTKFYGTSERAAVDLVHDALTNYKHWEEEIEKWQSPILEDIRLPEWYKFTLFNELYFLVAGGTVWIDSSSPSADVKSDQDPPIKVESKNIKVAEAEMNCRHSTGFEHTSTSGCNSSTGVGLKQNGNSTIPRKKRSSKHFSHHLKTEDQLDGNEDVGRFLYLEGVEYIMWCTYDVHFYASFALLELFPKIELNIQRDFAKAVLSEDGRKVKFLAEGNYGIRKVRGAVPHDLGTHDPWNEMNAYNIHDTSKWKDLNSKFVLQVYRDFAATGDMAFGIEVWPAVRTAMEYMEQFDRDDDGLIANDGFPDQTYDAWTVHGVSAYCGCLWLAALQAAAAMAQRLGDKFFAETCKTKFFSAKSEFEKKLWNGSYFNYDSGSSSNSKSIQADQLAGQWYTSSSGLGPIFDEFKTRSSLQKIFDFNVMKIKGGRMGAVNGMHPNGNVDESCMQSREIWTGVTYAVAANMLLAGMEEEAFTTAEGIFIAGWSEEGFGYWFQTPEGWTTDGHYRSLIYMRPLAIWCMQWALSPPKAIIEAPKINMMDRIVISPATFSLSLPETRVRKIANKTACFGNSSLQCTC
- the LOC107897751 gene encoding non-lysosomal glucosylceramidase isoform X5, whose translation is MVLCQGRGFSWKGVAVYPGVSEIFISRDGGNKKYASVLAPGQHEGLGKTSDEGISSWGWNLNGQHSTYHALFPRAWTIYDGEPDPDLKVSCRQISPFVPHDYRDSSLPSAVFVYTLVNTGKERAKVSLLFTWANSIGGISHFSGDHVNEPFIGEDGVSGVLLHHKTAKGNPPVTFAVAASETQNVNVTILPCFGLTEGSFITARKMWGKMMQDGQFDRENFNIGPSMPSSPGETLCAAVSASAWVEPYGKCTIAFALAWSSPKIKFSKGSSYYRRYTKFYGTSERAAVDLVHDALTNYKHWEEEIEKWQSPILEDIRLPEWYKFTLFNELYFLVAGGTVWIDSSSPSADVKSDQDPPIKVESKNIKVAEAEMNCRHSTGFEHTSTSGCNSSTGVGLKQNGNSTIPRKKRSSKHFSHHLKTEDQLDGNEDVGRFLYLEGVEYIMWCTYDVHFYASFALLELFPKIELNIQRDFAKAVLSEDGRKVKFLAEGNYGIRKVRGAVPHDLGTHDPWNEMNAYNIHDTSKWKDLNSKFVLQVYRDFAATGDMAFGIEVWPAVRTAMEYMEQFDRDDDGLIANDGFPDQTYDAWTVHGVSAYCGCLWLAALQAAAAMAQRLGDKFFAETCKTKFFSAKSEFEKKLWNGSYFNYDSGSSSNSKSIQADQLAGQWYTSSSGLGPIFDEFKTRSSLQKIFDFNVMKIKGGRMGAVNGMHPNGNVDESCMQSREIWTGVTYAVAANMLLAGMEEEAFTTAEGIFIAGWSEEGFGYWFQTPEGWTTDGHYRSLIYMRPLAIWCMQWALSPPKAIIEAPKINMMDRIVISPATFSLSLPETRVRKIANKTACFGNSSLQCTC
- the LOC107897751 gene encoding non-lysosomal glucosylceramidase isoform X3 → MSGKRLLMEGKHPLTLSPEKVVSHPHLKEFHWEGWGVAVYPGVSEIFISRDGGNKKYASVLAPGQHEGLGKTSDEGISSWGWNLNGQHSTYHALFPRAWTIYDGEPDPDLKVSCRQISPFVPHDYRDSSLPSAVFVYTLVNTGKERAKVSLLFTWANSIGGISHFSGDHVNEPFIGEDGVSGVLLHHKTAKGNPPVTFAVAASETQNVNVTILPCFGLTEGSFITARKMWGKMMQDGQFDRENFNIGPSMPSSPGETLCAAVSASAWVEPYGKCTIAFALAWSSPKIKFSKGSSYYRRYTKFYGTSERAAVDLVHDALTNYKHWEEEIEKWQSPILEDIRLPEWYKFTLFNELYFLVAGGTVWIDSSSPSADVKSDQDPPIKVESKNIKVAEAEMNCRHSTGFEHTSTSGCNSSTGVGLKQNGNSTIPRKKRSSKHFSHHLKTEDQLDGNEDVGRFLYLEGVEYIMWCTYDVHFYASFALLELFPKIELNIQRDFAKAVLSEDGRKVKFLAEGNYGIRKVRGAVPHDLGTHDPWNEMNAYNIHDTSKWKDLNSKFVLQVYRDFAATGDMAFGIEVWPAVRTAMEYMEQFDRDDDGLIANDGFPDQTYDAWTVHGVSAYCGCLWLAALQAAAAMAQRLGDKFFAETCKTKFFSAKSEFEKKLWNGSYFNYDSGSSSNSKSIQADQLAGQWYTSSSGLGPIFDEFKTRSSLQKIFDFNVMKIKGGRMGAVNGMHPNGNVDESCMQSREIWTGVTYAVAANMLLAGMEEEAFTTAEGIFIAGWSEEGFGYWFQTPEGWTTDGHYRSLIYMRPLAIWCMQWALSPPKAIIEAPKINMMDRIVISPATFSLSLPETRVRKIANKTACFGNSSLQCTC
- the LOC107897751 gene encoding non-lysosomal glucosylceramidase isoform X4, which codes for MSGKRLLMEGSGSISRGFRGEFRQWQIVPGTCNISPVMANQFSIFISRDGGNKKYASVLAPGQHEGLGKTSDEGISSWGWNLNGQHSTYHALFPRAWTIYDGEPDPDLKVSCRQISPFVPHDYRDSSLPSAVFVYTLVNTGKERAKVSLLFTWANSIGGISHFSGDHVNEPFIGEDGVSGVLLHHKTAKGNPPVTFAVAASETQNVNVTILPCFGLTEGSFITARKMWGKMMQDGQFDRENFNIGPSMPSSPGETLCAAVSASAWVEPYGKCTIAFALAWSSPKIKFSKGSSYYRRYTKFYGTSERAAVDLVHDALTNYKHWEEEIEKWQSPILEDIRLPEWYKFTLFNELYFLVAGGTVWIDSSSPSADVKSDQDPPIKVESKNIKVAEAEMNCRHSTGFEHTSTSGCNSSTGVGLKQNGNSTIPRKKRSSKHFSHHLKTEDQLDGNEDVGRFLYLEGVEYIMWCTYDVHFYASFALLELFPKIELNIQRDFAKAVLSEDGRKVKFLAEGNYGIRKVRGAVPHDLGTHDPWNEMNAYNIHDTSKWKDLNSKFVLQVYRDFAATGDMAFGIEVWPAVRTAMEYMEQFDRDDDGLIANDGFPDQTYDAWTVHGVSAYCGCLWLAALQAAAAMAQRLGDKFFAETCKTKFFSAKSEFEKKLWNGSYFNYDSGSSSNSKSIQADQLAGQWYTSSSGLGPIFDEFKTRSSLQKIFDFNVMKIKGGRMGAVNGMHPNGNVDESCMQSREIWTGVTYAVAANMLLAGMEEEAFTTAEGIFIAGWSEEGFGYWFQTPEGWTTDGHYRSLIYMRPLAIWCMQWALSPPKAIIEAPKINMMDRIVISPATFSLSLPETRVRKIANKTACFGNSSLQCTC
- the LOC107897751 gene encoding non-lysosomal glucosylceramidase isoform X2, which gives rise to MVTGNLFHSKKNSWPPEEYVSRNTLQLFNFDSAAPPKQAWRRRLNSHANILKEFSVTFMEAIQMVRLGIRLWSYVREEASHGRKAPIDPFTRESCKPSASQGVPLGGMGSGSISRGFRGEFRQWQIVPGTCNISPVMANQFSIFISRDGGNKKYASVLAPGQHEGLGKTSDEGISSWGWNLNGQHSTYHALFPRAWTIYDGEPDPDLKVSCRQISPFVPHDYRDSSLPSAVFVYTLVNTGKERAKVSLLFTWANSIGGISHFSGDHVNEPFIGEDGVSGVLLHHKTAKGNPPVTFAVAASETQNVNVTILPCFGLTEGSFITARKMWGKMMQDGQFDRENFNIGPSMPSSPGETLCAAVSASAWVEPYGKCTIAFALAWSSPKIKFSKGSSYYRRYTKFYGTSERAAVDLVHDALTNYKHWEEEIEKWQSPILEDIRLPEWYKFTLFNELYFLVAGGTVWIDSSSPSADVKSDQDPPIKVESKNIKVAEAEMNCRHSTGFEHTSTSGCNSSTGVGLKQNGNSTIPRKKRSSKHFSHHLKTEDQLDGNEDVGRFLYLEGVEYIMWCTYDVHFYASFALLELFPKIELNIQRDFAKAVLSEDGRKVKFLAEGNYGIRKVRGAVPHDLGTHDPWNEMNAYNIHDTSKWKDLNSKFVLQVYRDFAATGDMAFGIEVWPAVRTAMEYMEQFDRDDDGLIANDGFPDQTYDAWTVHGVSAYCGCLWLAALQAAAAMAQRLGDKFFAETCKTKFFSAKSEFEKKLWNGSYFNYDSGSSSNSKSIQADQLAGQWYTSSSGLGPIFDEFKTRSSLQKIFDFNVMKIKGGRMGAVNGMHPNGNVDESCMQSREIWTGVTYAVAANMLLAGMEEEAFTTAEGIFIAGWSEEGFGYWFQTPEGWTTDGHYRSLIYMRPLAIWCMQWALSPPKAIIEAPKINMMDRIVISPATFSLSLPETRVRKIANKTACFGNSSLQCTC
- the LOC107897751 gene encoding non-lysosomal glucosylceramidase isoform X1; this encodes MVTGNLFHSKKNSWPPEEYVSRNTLQLFNFDSAAPPKQAWRRRLNSHANILKEFSVTFMEAIQMVRLGIRLWSYVREEASHGRKAPIDPFTRESCKPSASQGVPLGGMGYLIWSGSISRGFRGEFRQWQIVPGTCNISPVMANQFSIFISRDGGNKKYASVLAPGQHEGLGKTSDEGISSWGWNLNGQHSTYHALFPRAWTIYDGEPDPDLKVSCRQISPFVPHDYRDSSLPSAVFVYTLVNTGKERAKVSLLFTWANSIGGISHFSGDHVNEPFIGEDGVSGVLLHHKTAKGNPPVTFAVAASETQNVNVTILPCFGLTEGSFITARKMWGKMMQDGQFDRENFNIGPSMPSSPGETLCAAVSASAWVEPYGKCTIAFALAWSSPKIKFSKGSSYYRRYTKFYGTSERAAVDLVHDALTNYKHWEEEIEKWQSPILEDIRLPEWYKFTLFNELYFLVAGGTVWIDSSSPSADVKSDQDPPIKVESKNIKVAEAEMNCRHSTGFEHTSTSGCNSSTGVGLKQNGNSTIPRKKRSSKHFSHHLKTEDQLDGNEDVGRFLYLEGVEYIMWCTYDVHFYASFALLELFPKIELNIQRDFAKAVLSEDGRKVKFLAEGNYGIRKVRGAVPHDLGTHDPWNEMNAYNIHDTSKWKDLNSKFVLQVYRDFAATGDMAFGIEVWPAVRTAMEYMEQFDRDDDGLIANDGFPDQTYDAWTVHGVSAYCGCLWLAALQAAAAMAQRLGDKFFAETCKTKFFSAKSEFEKKLWNGSYFNYDSGSSSNSKSIQADQLAGQWYTSSSGLGPIFDEFKTRSSLQKIFDFNVMKIKGGRMGAVNGMHPNGNVDESCMQSREIWTGVTYAVAANMLLAGMEEEAFTTAEGIFIAGWSEEGFGYWFQTPEGWTTDGHYRSLIYMRPLAIWCMQWALSPPKAIIEAPKINMMDRIVISPATFSLSLPETRVRKIANKTACFGNSSLQCTC